The genomic segment GCCCCTTGGTCGAACCCAGCGCCAAGAGCGCCCTTTCCCGAACCTCGCGACCGGGATCGGCAAGCGCATCGCACAGAGCCGGGGTGGCGCGGGGGTCCCCCATCTCGCCCAGCGCCCCGACCGCCCCCTGCCGGACGCGCGGTTCGGGATCCCGAAGCGCGGCAATCAACGGCTCGACCGCCCGCGCATCCTTGCAGTAGCCCAGCGCCCAGGCGGCAGCTTCGCGCACTTGCGCATCGGCGTCTGTCAGCGCTGCGATCAACGGCTCGACCGCCCTGGAATCGCGGAGACCCCCGAGGGCGCTGGCGGCGGATACCCGCGCAGTCACGTGTTCGCCCTCGAGGGCGGCGATGAGCCGTGGAACGACGCCCTCAAGTGCGGCCTTATCGTTGATCTGCCGCAGGGCCCACGCCGCCGATGACGCGATCTGGCTGTCCTCAAGCATTACTCCCTCGACCAGTTGCTCGACACCGCGCACGTCTCGCTGGGAA from the Armatimonadota bacterium genome contains:
- a CDS encoding HEAT repeat domain-containing protein, whose amino-acid sequence is SQRDVRGVEQLVEGVMLEDSQIASSAAWALRQINDKAALEGVVPRLIAALEGEHVTARVSAASALGGLRDSRAVEPLIAALTDADAQVREAAAWALGYCKDARAVEPLIAALRDPEPRVRQGAVGALGEMGDPRATPALCDALADPGREVRERALLALGSTKGPGALEALVAALRDPDPGMRLDAAHGLFNLDDPGAVGPLVAALADPDERVRQAVVDALGKSRAPPAIEALIGALRDEDQGVRAKAARWLGTISQQSFGEDAAQWQKWWDKSKPR